In a single window of the Solea senegalensis isolate Sse05_10M linkage group LG1, IFAPA_SoseM_1, whole genome shotgun sequence genome:
- the LOC122779968 gene encoding histamine H3 receptor-like — protein sequence MSQEQTDSNSSGYYFDSASKKVQGSLVFSGPTFVILMVMMVTLVVVIVLGNALVILAFKVDKSLRRQCNYYFLNLAISDFLVGAFCIPVYIPYTLTGRWTLGRGLCKLWLVMDYLLCSASVFNIVLISYDRFLSVTRAVSYRARQSMTHQAIIKMIAVWVLAFVLYGPAIIFWELAVGRSRVPEDECFAEFYYSWYFLLSASMLEFFSPFISVAFFNLSIYLNIRRRRLHSRKAQLHLQMSEPASAQGEGISLPHNLGFGMKLAVRGSIHSQSSSPSLGKPDPSLSRAIQPSRLSRDKKIAKSLAIIVCVFAICWAPYTLLMIIRAACRGRCIQHHWYEVTFWLLWLNSAINPFLYPLCHSSFRRAFSKILCAKRHSTPSSVPRAGQ from the exons ATGTCGCAGGAGCAGACCGATTCCAACTCCAGTGGCTACTATTTTGACAGCGCTTCCAAAAAAGTCCAGGGCAGCCTCGTGTTTTCTGGACCCACATTTGTCATcttgatggtgatgatggtgactTTGGTTGTAGTGATAGTTTTGGGGAACGCACTGGTCATTTTGGCCTTTAAAGTGGACAAGAGTTTGAGGAGACAGTGCAATTACTACTTCCTCAATTTAGCAATATCAGATTTTCTTGTAG GGGCATTCTGCATTCCAGTCTACATTCCCTACACCCTCACAGGCAGGTGGACACTGGGCCGGGGACTGTGCAAACTGTGGCTGGTCATGGACTACCTGCTTTGTTCTGCCTCGGTCTTCAACATCGTCCTCATCAGCTATGATCGTTTCCTGTCAGTCACCCGAGCA GTAAGTTATCGTGCCAGACAGAGCATGACTCATCAAGCCATAATCAAGATGATTGCTGTCTGGGTGCTGGCCTTTGTCCTGTATGGCCCAGCTATTATATTCTGGGAGCTGGCTGTTGGCAGAAGTCGTGTGCCAGAGGATGAGTGCTTCGCGGAGTTCTATTACTCTTGGTATTTCCTGCTGAGTGCATCAATGCTGGAATTTTTCTCGCCTTTCATCTCGGTGGCTTTCTTCAACCTCAGCATTTACCTCAACATACGCAGGAGGAGGCTTCACAGCAGGAAGGCCCAGCTGCACCTTCAAATGAGCGAGCCTGCCTCCGCTCAGGGGGAAGGTATTTCCCTGCCCCACAACTTGGGATTTGGGATGAAACTGGCTGTAAGAGGCTCCATCCACTCCCAGAGCTCCTCTCCCAGTTTGGGCAAACCAGATCCCTCACTCAGCAGGGCGATCCAACCCAGCCGTCTGTCCAGGGATAAGAAAATTGCTAAGTCTCTGGCcatcatagtgtgtgtgtttgccatcTGCTGGGCACCATACACTCTACTGATGATCATCCGTGCTGCCTGCAGAGGGCGATGCATTCAGCACCACTGGTACGAGGTCACCTTCTGGCTCCTGTGGCTCAACTCTGCCATTAACCCCTTCCTGTACCCGCTTTGCCACAGTAGCTTCCGCAGGGCATTTAGCAAGATCCTGTGTGCAAAGCGGCACAGCACTCCATCATCTGTCCCTCGTGCTGGCCAGTGA